GACATCAGCCCGGCGTGGGCGGCGGGCGGCATGACGTCCACGGCCCGTGACTGGCAGCGCTTCCAGTCCGCCCTGTTCTCCGGCCGGCTGCTCCCGCGCGAGCAGCTGCGGACCATGCTCGCGACCGTCCCGCAGGACCAGGGCGCCGACCGCTACGGCCTCGGCGTGATGGAGATCAGCACCCCGTGCGGCACGGTTTGGGGCCACACCGGCGGCCTGCCGGGCTACTCCAGCTACAACTTCGCCGACCGCACCGGCGCCCGCACGGTCTCCGTCCTCACCACGAGGATGGAACTCTTCGCCCCTGAGAACACCGCGGCCGAAAAGGCTCTCTTCGAGGCAGCGGTCTGCCGCATGTACTCCTGACAAACGCGCGTACAGCACGTGAAACGGCCCCCTCCGAATCCCGGAGGGGGCCGTTCCAGGTCTCGCGGAACGTCAGCCGGCGATCATGCGGCCGGACGACTTCAGGTGCTCGCACGCCTGCGCGATGCGGGCGGCCATGCCCTGCTCGGCGGCCTTCAGGTACGACCGCGGGTCGTAGGCCTTCTTGTTGCCGACCTCGCCGTCGATCTTCAGCACGCCGTCGTAGTTCGAGAACATGTGACTCACGATCGGCCGGGTGAACGCGTACTGCGTGTCCGTGTCGATGTTCATCTTGATCACGCCGTACGTCAGCGCCTCGTGGATCTCCTCCAGCAGCGAGCCGGAGCCGCCGTGGAAGACCAGGTCGAACGGCTTGGAGCCGGCCGGCAGGCCCAGCTTCTCGGCCACCACGTCCTGACCCTGCTTCAGGATCTCCGGACGCAGCTTCACGTTGCCCGGCTTGTACACGCCGTGCACGTTGCCGAACGTCGCCGCGACCAGGTAGCGGCCCTTCTCACCGGCGCCGAGGGCTTCCACCGTCTTCAGGTAGTCCTCGGGCGAGGTGTACAGCTTCTCGTTGATCTCGTGCGCGACGCCGTCCTCTTCGCCGCCGACGACACCGACCTCGATCTCCAGGATGATCCTGGCCTTGGCGGTGAGGTCGAGCAGCTCCGAAGCGATCTTCAGGTTCTCGTCCAGCGGCACGGCCGAGCCGTCCCACATGTGCGACTGGAACAGCGGGTTGAGCCCGCGGTCCACCCGCTCCTGGCTGACCGCGACGAGCGGGCGCACGTAGCCTTCGAGCTTGTCCTTGGGGCAGTGGTCGGTGTGCAGCGCGATGTTCACCGGGTACTTCTCGGCGACCACGTGCGCGAACTCCGCCAGCGCAACCGCGCCGGTCACCATGTCCTTGACCTTGGTGCCCGAGGCGAACTCGGCACCACCGGTCGAGACCTGGATGATCCCGTCGCTCTCGGCTTCTGCGAAACCACGCAGGGCCGCATTGAGGGTCTCGGACGAGGTGACGTTGATCGCGGGGTAGGCGAACTCGTTCGCCTTCGCGCGGTCGAGCATCTCGGCGTAGACCTCGGGGGTTGCGATGGGCATCGGTGGGTCCTCCTCGGGTGCCCGGAACGCGGTGTCGGCAGCATCCTACGGGCACCGCCCGGCGAGAGAAGTCGATCAACGGCATAGTGGTCCCATGGCGATCGCACGATGGAACGGCGAGATCATCGCCGAGAGCGAGAAGACCGTGGTGGTGGAGGGGAATCACTACTTCCCCCCGGAGTCGGTCCACGCCCAGTACCTCAGGCCGTCGGACACGATCTCGATCTGCCCCTGGAAGGGCACCGCTAGCTACTACACGCTGCACGTGAAGGGCGAGGACAACACCGACGCCGCGTGGTTCTACGCGGAGCCGAGCGCGGAAGCGACGAACATCAAGGGCCATGTCGCGTTCTGGAAGGGCGTCGAGGTCTCCGCGTAGGAGACCGCCCGACCTGTGACCGACTTCACCCTGTTCAGCCGGTGTCCCGACACCGGCATTTAGCCCTGACTGCTCCATTCGGCACGGGCGAGCCGCCGGTTCTAGCTTCGCGGCATGACGAAACTCGGAACCAGCGACCTCGAAGTGTCGCGCCTGTGCCTGGGTGGCAACGTCTTCGGCTGGACCGCCGACGAGGAGACCTCGTTCGCCGTGCTGGACGGGTACGCCCGAGCCGGCGGCACCTTCGTGGACACCGCCGACTCGTACTCGGCGTGGGCGGAGGGCCACTCCGGCGGCGAGTCGGAGACGATCATCGGCAAGTGGCTGCGCAGCTGCGGCAACCGTGACGGGATGGTCGTCGCCACCAAGGTCGGGATGCTCACCGGCATGGACGACCTCAAGGCGGCCACCATCGAGCGGGCCGCCGAGGACTCCCTGCGCCGCCTCGGCGTGGACCACATCGACCTGTACTACGCGCACCGGGACGACCCGGACACGCCGCAGGAGGAGACGCTGGCGGCGTTCGACCGGCTGGTGCGCGCGGGCAAGGTCCGGCACGTCGCCGCGTCCAACTACACCGCAGAGCGCCTCACGTCCGCGCTCGCCGTGTCCGAGCGCGAGGGCTTCGCCAAGTTCGTCGCGCTCCAGCAGGCCTACAACCTGGTCGACCGCTCCTACGAGGGCGAGCTGTCCCGGGCGGTCGCTGACCACGGTCTCTCGTCCGCGCCGTACTGGGGCCTCGCGAAGGGCTTCCTCACCGGCAAGTACCGGCCGGGTGTCGCGGTGGAGAGCGCACGGGCCGTCGGCGCCTCCAAGTACCTGGACGAACGCGGTCTGCGGATCCTCGACGCGGTGGACGAGGTCGCCGGGAACCACGGCACCACGCAGGCGGCGGTCGCGCTGGCGTGGCTGGCCGAGCAGCCCACGGTCGCCGCGCCCATCGCGTCGGCACGCACCGCGGAGCAGCTCGCTGACCTGGTGCCGGCCCTCGACCTGGAGTTGAAGGCGGACGAGATCGCGGCCCTGAGCGCCGCGAGCCGAGTTTAACTCTCCAGTAGCTTACTCACGGTAAGTTGCGTTACGGTGGCCTCCCGGCACAGCAGCCTGAGGAGGCCACCGTGGACGTTGCGGGCAAAGTCGTCCTGATCACCGGCGCGGCGAGGGGCATCGGCGCGGAAGTGGCGCGGCGCCTGGCCGCGAAGGGCGCGAAGCTCGCCCTGGTCGGCCTGGAGGGCGATCGGTTGCGCGAGGTCGCCGAGGAGTGCGGCGGCAGGGCGTGGGAGGCCGACGTCACCGACTGGGCGGCGTTGGAGACCGCGGTGAACGGGGTGGTCGACCACTACGGGGGCATCGACGTCGTCGTGGCCAACGCGGGCATCGCCGCGACGGGCTTCGTCCGCTCGATGGACCCGGCCGCGTTCGAGCGGGTGATCGAGGTCAACCTGCTCGGGGTGTGGCGGACGGTCCGGACGTGCCTGCCGCACCTGATCGCGAGCCGGGGCTACTGCCTGGTGGTGTCGTCGCTGGCGGCGATCGTGCACATTCCCGGCAACGCGGCCTACTCCGCCGCGAAGGCGGGCTGCGAGGCGTTCGCGGACAGCCTGCGGGCCGAGGTGCGGCACCTGGGCGTGGACGTCGGCGTCGCGTACTTCTCGTGGATCTCCACCGACATGGTCGAAAGCGCCGACAAGCACCCGGTGTTCGGGCCCCTGCGCAGTGCGATGCCGGGGCCGGCGGGCCGGAAGTACCCGGTGTCCGACGTCGGCAAGGCCGTGGTCCGGGGCATCACGCGGCGGTCCAGGGCGGTGCACGTGCCGGGTTGGGTCGGCGGCCTGAAGCTGTTCCGGGCGTTCACGCCGAAGGTGGTCGACCGGCAGTCGACCAAGTCGGTGGCGGCCGCCGACCGGGAGATGGCGGCGAACGACCTGTCCGGTCTGGTCGGACCGGGCGGCTCCGCCGCTTCCGCCGCTTCCGCCGCGAAGAACTCCGACCCGGCCGCTTAGGTCCGGGCGCGCTCATCTCCGGGCGCTTGGATCCCTCGCGCGCTCAGACCCAGGCGCCCATCAACGTCTGCCACTCGTGCACGCGCGTCTCGGCGATCACGCCGGCGGCCGTGTACGGGTCGGCGGCGATGATTTCCCGCAACTCGTCCTCGTCCGCCGCCTCGTAGACCAGCAGGGCGCCGGTCTGGTCCGCGTAGGGGCCCGAGACGAGCAGCGCACCCCGTTCCACCAGCGACGCCAGGTACTCCCGGTGCGCGGGCCGGACCTCCAGCCGCGCGCCCTCGTCGTGCCCGTAAACCAACTCGACCGCGAACCTGGCCATCGAAACCTCGTCTCCGTTGTGCAGCGCCGCGCCGAAGCTACCCGGCGAGGAGGTAACGTCACGTTCGTGGTCGGTCCGGAGGCGAACAGCGGCGGCATCGCGCGTGTGCAGGACACGCTGACGAACCTGCGCATCCAGGACGGCGCGGCCCCGGCCCCGACCGGCCCGCTGACGCTGGAAGACCTGTACCGCCAGCACCGGATGCGGTTGGTCAGGCTGGCGCTGCTGCTGGTCGACGAGCCGGCGACGGCGGAGGACGTGGTGCAGGAGGCGTTCACCGGCCTGCACCGGAACTGGTCCAACCTGCGGGACGCGCAGGCGGCCGTCGGCTACCTGCGGACAGCGGTGGTCAACGGGTCGCGCAGCGTGCTCCGGCGCCGCAAGACGGCCCGCGACTACACCCCGCCGCACGTGGCCAACGCGAGGTCGGCGGAAAGCCTCGCCATGCTCACCGCCGAGCACCAGGCGGTGGTGGCGGCGCTGTCCCAGTTGCCGCCGAGGCAGCGTGAAGTGCTCGTGCTGCGGTACTACGGCGACCTGTCCGAGGCGGAGATCGCCGAGGCCACCGGCATCAGCAAGGGCACCGTGAAGAGCACCGCCAGCCGTGCCCTGGACGCCCTCCAGAAGATCATGGCCGGCCGCTGACCCGGTAACGCCTGCCAGGGGTCCCCTCGATCGGGGATCCCCTCGCGGCATAGCCAACCACAAGGGTCGGACGTTGCGCGGCTGCGAACGCGCGCCTGTGGATAACTCCCGTTGCGGCGTTCCCGCGCGCTGACGGCACTGCCCACCGCGGCCTTCCAGACCCTTCCGACGCCACCCGTCTCGACGTGTGCCGCCGCACTGGACTAGCCCAATCCGCTACTTGGTATAGACCAATGGCGGTCGCATGCCGCACTATCGGTCCTCGTGGCGCGCACTAGACACGTAATAGCCGTCGACGTAGGCGGAACCGAGACCAAGGCCGCTCTGGTCACCGGCACCCCCACCGGGGTGCGGCCGGTGAAGCAGCAGCGCCGTCCCACCAGGCACGGCGGCGACGCCGTGGTCGAGGACGTCACCGCCTTGGTCGACGAACTGCGCTCCGCGTCCGAACACCCCGTCGACGCGATCGGCGTGGTGGTGCCGGGCATCGTGGACGACGCCACCGGCACCGGCGTCTACTCGGCGAACCTGGGCTGGCGGAACTACCCGTTCAGGTCACGCCTGGAGGCGAGCACCAACCTGCCCACCGCCTTCGGCCACGACGTCCGCGCCGCCGCCCTGGCCGAACTCCGCCAGGGCGGTGCCCAAGGCCTGCTCAACGCGGTGATCATGCCGATCGGCACCGGTATCGCCGCCGCGCTCGTCCTGGACGGCCGGGTCTCCACCGCGCCGGGCGAGATCGGGCACGTGGACGTCGGCCACGGCGACCCGTGCGGCTGCGGGCAGACGGGGTGCGTGGAGGCGAGGGCGAGCAGCGCGGCCATCGCCCGCCGCTACACCCAGCGGACCGGACGGCCCGTCAAGGGCGCCGCGGACGTAGCCCGGCTGCTCGATTCGGGCGACACGGACGCGGCGGCGGTGTGGGGAGAGGCCGTGGACGCGCTGGCTAAGGGCATCCTGCTGCTAGCCGCATTGTTGGGACCGGAAGCCGTGGTGCTGGGCGGTGGCCTGGCACTGGCGGGCCCGTTGCTGACGGACCCGCTGGGCGGACGACTGGACGAGTTGACCACGTTCCAGCGACGCCCGGAACTGCGGCCGGCGGCGTTGGGCGACGAGGCCGGGTGCCTCGGAGCCGCGCTGCTGGCCATCGACATGCTGGAGGACAGATGAGCACGTGGGGTGGACCCGTGGACGTGACCCTGACCGGTGGTCGGGTCGTCACGCCCGACGGGGTGCTCGAACAGGGGTGGGTCGCGGTGCGCGACGGCCTGATCGCGGCCGTCGGCGACGGGGTGGCGCCGGACGGCCCGACCCGTGACGTGAACGGGGGGTGGCTGGTACCGGGCTTCGTCGACATCCACTGCCACGGTGGCGGCGGTGAGGCGTTCACCAGCGCCGACCCGGCCCGGGTGATCAAGGCGGCGAACGCGCACCGCAGGCACGGCACCACCACCATGCTCGCCAGCCTGGTGTCCCGACCGATCCCGGAACTGGCCGACCAGGTCAAGGCGCTGACCGAACTCGTGCGGGACGGCGTCGTCGCCGGCATCCACCTGGAGGGGCCGTTCCTGTCCGCCGCACGCTGCGGCGCGCACGACCCGGCCATCCTGTGCCCGCCGGACCGGGCGTCGATCGACCGGCTGCTCGACGCGGGCGACAACACCGTCCGGATGATCACCGTCGCACCCGAGCTCGAACACGGGGTGGACGCGGTACGCCACCTGGTGGAAAGCGGTGTCCTGGCCGCGATCGGCCACACCGACGCGACCGAGGCGCAGATCCGCCCGGCGGTCGAGGCCGGCGCGACCGTCGCCACCCACCTGTTCAACGGGATGCGCCCGCTGCACCACCGCGAGCCCGGCCCGATCGGCGCGCTCCTGGACGACGAGCGCGTCACCGTCGAGCTGATCTGCGACCTGGTGCACCTGCACCCGACCGCCGTCCGCCTGGCCGCACGGCACGCGGGCGTCGGGCGGACGGTCCTGGTCACGGACGCGATAGCGGCGGCGGGCGTGGGCGACGGCGTCTACGACGTGGGTGGCCTGGAAGTGCGGGTGGTGGACGGTGTGCCGACGCTCGCCGGCGGCGCGGCCCTCGCGGGCAGCACGCTGACCATGGACGCCGCGTTCCGCAACGCGGTCCAGTCGTGCGGCCTCACCATCGAGGAGGCCGTGCACGCCACGTCCACCCGGCCGGCGCGGCTGCTCGGCCTGGAGGAGCAGACCGGTGAGCTGCGGGCGGGTCTGGCGGCGGACATCGTCGTGCTGGACCCCGAGCTGAAGCCGCGCGAGGTCATGGCCAGGGGCGCGTGGGTAGCCTCGGGTGGAGCAGGCGTCCAGGTGAAGGACTGAGAGACCGATCACGTGCCAGATGACCACGAGAAGCTGGTGGCCGACGCCCTCCGCGCGCAGGCCACCAGCTCCGGCGCGCACCCGCACCAGCCCGTCCGCGAGGCCCGCCCGTCGCTCGGCGCGGGGTGGGTGCTGTTGCTCGCGGTGCTCCTGGGACTGGCGGCCGGCACGGTCGTCGCGGTGATTACGCTCAGTTGATGCCTGTAACGTGGTCGCCGTGACGGTCGCGCCCACTTCCACGGTTGCCCTCGGCCCGGACTGGCTGGACCCGCAGATCCTGCTCCAAGGACTCGGGCCCTACATGCTGGTCGGCCTGTGCTTCATCATCTTCGCGGAATGCGGCCTGCTGGTGGGCTTCTTCCTGCCCGGCGACTCGCTGCTGTTCACCGCGGGCCTGTTCGTGTCCACCGGGTTGATGGACTACCCGTTGTGGCTGGTGTGCGTGCTGCTCACGGTGTGCGCGCTGGTGGGCAACGTGGTCGGCTACTGGATCGGCTACCGGGCCGGCCCGGCGCTGTTCAGCAGGCCCGAGTCGAAGATCTTCAAGAAGGAGTACGTCGAGAAGACGCAGGAGTTCTTCGAGCGGTACGGCGCCCGCGCGATCGTGATGGCCCGGTTCGTGCCGATCGTGCGGACGTTCATCACCGCGATGGCGGGCGTGGGCAGGATGGACCAGCGCCGGTACTTCACGTACTCGCTCATCGGCGGCATCGTGTGGGCCGCGGGCCTCACGGTGCTGGGCTACTTCCTCGGCCAGATCCAGTTCGTGCGCGACCAGCTCGAAGTGATCGTCGTCCTGATCGCGTTCCTCTCGATCGTCCCGATCATCATCGAGGTGATCAAGTCGCGCCGGGAGAAGAAGGCGCTGCTCGCCCAGGAGGCGGACGACATCACCCAGATCATCGACATGGTGGACGACCGGATGGACGAGACCCAGCAGATCAAGCGGATCGACTAGCGCTCCGGCTCGAACATCGAGCCGGGTTGCACCGATGATGCCTGTCATGCGCTCGAACCATGGTCGTGGGACTCAGGTGGGATGTCCTGCCATAGCGAACGGCCCCCGGCGTCCGAAGATGCCAGGGGTCGCTACGTTCGCACCGGGGTGCGCGCCGTTCTAGCCATCGCGCCGGGCGGTCCGCGCCACCGTGAGGAACGCATCGAACTTCTCCGGCGCGAACGACAGGGTCGGCCCTGGGTGCTTGCTGTCGCGCACCGCTGCACGCCTCGCGCTGCGGTCCACCTCTACGCAGTCGGACGTCGAGCCGGACCTAGTCGACTTCCTCCACCGCGTTCCGTCCATCCGCTCGGCCCTCCATCGCCTCGGCCATCGCGACGATGACCCGGAGCGATTCTGTCTCGGTCATCGAAACAGCGAGCAGCCGGGTTGCGGCGAGATCGGCGCGCTGCTCGGCCGCCTGGGCACCGCCCCGCCCACCCGCGACCGGATCCTCGCCATCGCCCGGCGAGCCCGCCACCGGCAGCTTCATGCGACTGCACGGCCCCGCCCCGGACACCCTGGTCGCCCTGGCGTTGCACGAGCGGATGGCGCGGACCATCACCGGCTACGAACCGTTCACCGTCCCCAGCCTGGCCCAGACCGAGGACTACGCCCGCGCCCTGACCGGTGACAGCGCGATCGCCGCCGCCCGGATCGCCCGACAGGAGGCGCTTCACACCCTCAACCGGCCGGACACCGTCCTTTACGTCCTCGAGGCCGCAGTGCGCGGGGTGGTCGGCGGCCCGGCGGTCATGCGGGACCAGATGCTGCGACTGGCCATGATGTGCGAGACGACACGGGTCACGCCGCGACTCGTCCCGATGGATGCCCCGTTCGACGATGCCGTCGTGCGCAACGGCGCACTACTGACCTTCACAGAGCCGATCAAGCCGTTGGCCTACGCGGAAACCGACACCGCAACCGTGTTCCACGAGGCCCCACAGATCGTCGCCCACTACGAGACGAAGATGCGGCGTCTCGATGCGCTGGCGTTGCCACCGGCCCAATCCAGGGCGATCTTCACCCACTGGGCCGACGTGTACGACCGCCTCGTGTGAAGTATCCGTCCCGCCGGCTCTACGCAAGGGCGCCAACGGTGCCTCATGGACACCTTCACGGTCCACGAGGCTCGTTCAGTCAACGTCTCAGGTCACAACAGCTCGAACATCGAGCCGGGGTTGAACAGGTTCTCCGGGTCCAGCGCGCGCTTGATCCCGCGGTGGACCCGCAGGCCGACCGGCCCGATCTCCTTGGCCAGCCACTCGCGCTTGATCTTGCCGACGCCGTGCTCGCCGGTGATCGTGCCGCCGAGCGCGAGCCCCAACCCCAGGATCTCGTCGAACGCCCGCTGCGCCCTGGCGAACTCGTCCGCCGACGACGGGTCGTAGACGATCGTCGGGTGCATGTTGCCGTCACCGGCGTGCCCGACCACCGCGATCCGCAGCCCGACCGACTCGCTGATCCGCTCGCACCCGGCGATCAGGTCGGCGATCCTGGTCCGCGGCACGCACACGTCGTCGGTGAGCCACGCCCCGTAGACCTCCAGCGCGGTCAGCACGGCCCGCCGCGCGGTCAGCAGGTCACGGCCCTCGCTCAGGTCCTCGGTCGCGTAGACGAGATCCGCGCCCGCCGCCACGCACGCCTGCTCGATCGCGGCCAGTTCCCGGCGCCCGGCCTCACCACCCGAGTCGGACTGGCAGAGCAGGAGCGCCGCGTCGGCGTTCAGGTCGGTCTTGAGGTACTGCTCGACGGCCTTGATGGACGTCCGGTCCATGATCTCCATCAACGACGGCACGATGCCCTCGGTCACCACCCGGCTCACCGCCACGCCGGCGGCGGCCGTGCTGCCGAACGCGGCCACCAACGTCGCCGGAGCCTGCGGCAACGGCCGCAACGCCAGGGTCGCGCGGGTGATCACGCCGAGGGTGCCCTCGCTGCCGACGAACAGCTTGGTCAGGTCGTACCCGGCCACGCCCTTGACGGTCCGCCGGCCGGTCCGCAGCAGCTCGCCGTCCGCCAGCACCACGTCCAGCCCGAGCACCGAGTCCGTGGTGACGCCGTACTTCACGCAGCACAGCCCGCCGGCGTTGGTGGAGAGGTTCCCGCCGATCGTGCACCAGTCGTAGCTGGACGGGTCCGGCGGGTAGAACAGCCCGTGCTTCTCCACCGCGTCACGCAGGTCGAGGTTCACCACACCGGGCTCGACCACGGCCAGCCGGTTGTCCGGGTCGATCTCCAGGATGGCGTTCATCTTCGTGGTCACCAGGACCACGCAGCCCTCGACGGCGTTCGCGGCGCCCGACAGGCCACTGCCCGCCCCGCGCGGCACGATCGGCGTCCGGGCCGCCGCACACGCCCGGACCACCGCCTGGACCTGCTCGGTCGACGTCGGCAGCACGACGGCAAGCGGCTGCCCGTGAGGCGCCAACGGCATCATGTCGCGCCGGTAGCTCGCGGTGACGTCGACGTCGGTCAGCACCGCGCCGGCGCCGACGGCGGTGCGAAGTTCGGCGAGCAGGGGCTCCATCCGTCCACGCTAACCCCGGAACGGCGATGGCTCCAGCACGTGTTCGGGCCCGTACGGAGTGCCACGACTTCGAGGCTTCGGCAAGGCGTTATCCCCATGTCGCCCAGACGACACCGCGGTCCCACGTAGGCTGCCCTTGTGGTGTTGTCCGCATCGAGCGAAGCAGCAGCGTTCATCGACCTGGATTCCGCAGGCCCGTTGGCCGTGTGGCTGATCACGCTGAGCTTCATCTTCTTCGAGTGCGCGTTCATCTTCGGCCTGTTCCTGCCGGGTGACTCGCTGCTGTTCGCCGCCGGTGTGGTGCTCGCATCGCACGACGGTGAACTGTCGGCTTGGTTGCTGTCGCTCGCCGCGCTCATCGTGGCCGTCGTCGGCAACCAGATCGGCTACTACATCGGCCGGCACACCGGGACGCGACTACTCGCCCGGCGCGGTGGCAAGGTGCTCAACAAGGAGAACCTTGCCAAGGCCCGGGACTTCCTGGACCGACGCGGCTTCTGGGCCATCGTGCTGGCCCGCTGGATCCCGTGGGTGCGCACGCTCGCCCCGATGATCGCCGGCGCGGCCCGGATGGACCCGAAGCGGTTCATGCTGGCCACGACCATCGGCGCGATCGCCTGGGTGCCGACGCTGGTGCTCGCGGGCTACTACGGCGCCGGCCTGCTGACGGCCGTGCCGTGGCTGGAGACGGCGGCCGTGGTCATCAGCATCGCCTTCTTCGTCGGCGGCACCGGCTACGGCTTCTACCGCTACCGGCAGGAGATGAAGAAGCCGGTGGACGAGGACGCCGTCGTCGTCGTCCCGCAGAACTGACGGGGCTCACAGCACTTCGGTGATCAGCAGGTCCGCGGCGGACTTGGACGCGTTCACCATGAGCGCGTTCACGTGGTCGGTCCCGTGCAGCACGCGTTCACGGGCGTCCTCCTCCGACCGCCCGTAGCGGACGTGCCGGTCGATCAGCCGGGCCACCCGCAGCTCCTCGTCGATCATCAGGAACCACGCCTCGTCCAGCACGACCCGCACGCGCTTCCACCGGTCGTACTGGAGCAGCAGGTAGTTGCCCTCGGTGACGACCAGCGGCACGGACGGGTCGACCGGCACCGCGCAGGCGATCGGTTCCTCGATCTCCCGGCGGAACTCCGGCGCGTACACGACGTCCGGCCCACATGCCTTCAACCGGCCGAGCATGTCGACGTACCCGGGGATGTCGAACGTGTCCGGCGCGCCCTTCCGGTCGGCGAGGCCCAGCCGCTCCAGCTCGCGCTGGGCCAGGTGGAAGCCGTCCATCCCGACCAGCACGGCGTCCTCGCCGAGCGCGTCCGCCAACCGGCGGGCCAACGTCGACTTGCCCGAGCCCGGCGCGCCGCCGATGCCGAGGAGCCTGCGTTCGCCGGTGTCCACCAGCCGTCGCGCCCGGTCGACCAACTCGTCGAACCTCACCCGCTGTCCCGCCACCGTCCCAGCTCCTCCACCCAGTCCCACGCGGTGTGGCGCACGCGCACCGCGGCAACCTCGTTCGCCCAGCGGACGGCTTCGTCCACCGCCAGCCCTTCGGCGACCGCGACCGCCAGCGCGCCGTGCCACACGTCGCCCGCGCCGTTCGTGTCGCGCACCTCGACAACAGGTACCGGTCGCGCGCCGGTGACACCACCGCGCGACCAGGTGACGGGACGCGGGCCGTGCGTCCGGATCACCAGCGGCACACCGCGGGCGTGCACCTCGGTCTCGGACAGCTCGAAGGCGGCCGAGCACGCGGCGACGTCCACCAGGGGCAGCAGGTCGTCCAGCACAGGCTTCCAGCTGCCCGCGTCCAACACCACCGGCACGCCCGCGCGTCGGGCCAGGCGGGCGGCTTGCAGGGCGAGCGGCCCGAGGTGGCCGTCCACCAGCACCACGTCCGCCGCTTCGACCAGCGCCGGGTCCACCTCCCCGGTGAGTTCGGACTCCGCCGCGTTGCGCGAGATGACGGTCCGCTCACCGTCCCGCTCCCGCACCGCGACCATGCTCAACGCCGGACCGGCCCCGAGCGAGCGCACCTCCACCGGGTGCAGCCGGGACCGCGCGAACCCGCCCAGCTCACCGTCCAACGCGGTCAGCAGCACCGCCCGGTGCCCCAGGGCCGCCACCGCGCGGGCGGCGTTCGCGGCCGGGCCGCCGGGCGCCAGGTGCACGCCGAGCGACTGCACCTTCTGCCCCGGCCCCGGGAACTCCGCCACCCGTTGGCTGACGTCCACGGTGGTCAGCCCGACACACAGCA
This is a stretch of genomic DNA from Saccharothrix ecbatanensis. It encodes these proteins:
- a CDS encoding nucleoside/nucleotide kinase family protein, whose product is MAGQRVRFDELVDRARRLVDTGERRLLGIGGAPGSGKSTLARRLADALGEDAVLVGMDGFHLAQRELERLGLADRKGAPDTFDIPGYVDMLGRLKACGPDVVYAPEFRREIEEPIACAVPVDPSVPLVVTEGNYLLLQYDRWKRVRVVLDEAWFLMIDEELRVARLIDRHVRYGRSEEDARERVLHGTDHVNALMVNASKSAADLLITEVL
- a CDS encoding DedA family protein, with the translated sequence MVLSASSEAAAFIDLDSAGPLAVWLITLSFIFFECAFIFGLFLPGDSLLFAAGVVLASHDGELSAWLLSLAALIVAVVGNQIGYYIGRHTGTRLLARRGGKVLNKENLAKARDFLDRRGFWAIVLARWIPWVRTLAPMIAGAARMDPKRFMLATTIGAIAWVPTLVLAGYYGAGLLTAVPWLETAAVVISIAFFVGGTGYGFYRYRQEMKKPVDEDAVVVVPQN
- a CDS encoding DUF5753 domain-containing protein, whose amino-acid sequence is MRLHGPAPDTLVALALHERMARTITGYEPFTVPSLAQTEDYARALTGDSAIAAARIARQEALHTLNRPDTVLYVLEAAVRGVVGGPAVMRDQMLRLAMMCETTRVTPRLVPMDAPFDDAVVRNGALLTFTEPIKPLAYAETDTATVFHEAPQIVAHYETKMRRLDALALPPAQSRAIFTHWADVYDRLV
- a CDS encoding PfkB family carbohydrate kinase, which encodes MLCVGLTTVDVSQRVAEFPGPGQKVQSLGVHLAPGGPAANAARAVAALGHRAVLLTALDGELGGFARSRLHPVEVRSLGAGPALSMVAVRERDGERTVISRNAAESELTGEVDPALVEAADVVLVDGHLGPLALQAARLARRAGVPVVLDAGSWKPVLDDLLPLVDVAACSAAFELSETEVHARGVPLVIRTHGPRPVTWSRGGVTGARPVPVVEVRDTNGAGDVWHGALAVAVAEGLAVDEAVRWANEVAAVRVRHTAWDWVEELGRWRDSG
- a CDS encoding FAD-binding oxidoreductase — protein: MEPLLAELRTAVGAGAVLTDVDVTASYRRDMMPLAPHGQPLAVVLPTSTEQVQAVVRACAAARTPIVPRGAGSGLSGAANAVEGCVVLVTTKMNAILEIDPDNRLAVVEPGVVNLDLRDAVEKHGLFYPPDPSSYDWCTIGGNLSTNAGGLCCVKYGVTTDSVLGLDVVLADGELLRTGRRTVKGVAGYDLTKLFVGSEGTLGVITRATLALRPLPQAPATLVAAFGSTAAAGVAVSRVVTEGIVPSLMEIMDRTSIKAVEQYLKTDLNADAALLLCQSDSGGEAGRRELAAIEQACVAAGADLVYATEDLSEGRDLLTARRAVLTALEVYGAWLTDDVCVPRTRIADLIAGCERISESVGLRIAVVGHAGDGNMHPTIVYDPSSADEFARAQRAFDEILGLGLALGGTITGEHGVGKIKREWLAKEIGPVGLRVHRGIKRALDPENLFNPGSMFELL